The Pleuronectes platessa chromosome 24, fPlePla1.1, whole genome shotgun sequence nucleotide sequence ATAATGTAAACGCAGGACTCAAAGGGGGAAGATTGACTTAAGCAAAGTAAGCAACAGATTGTGAACAAAGCAAGCGGTTTGCTTGATGAGGAGCCCAAACTGTTCATTACAACTGAACTGATGATAGGCTGCTAGCAGGAAAAAATGAAGGTCAGCTCACCCCACATTTCACCTGCTACATCTGACTGAAGCAGGTGAAACAAGAGGCCTAAACGGAGGAGAGTTACCTCAGTTTGACCCCATTTTACTGTTTTATAAAACCCCTTTAAGCTATAATCGTTTGAACAAGAGATCATAAAGACAATATCCCAGGTCCGGCTCTGAAACAGTGTGGCTACTGGTGGCCACAGGAATGTGTAATCCATCTCCCGACACTGTAAATAATATCCAACTACAGCAAAGTGAAATTAGCGGAATGAGCCGTTTTAAAATATGAGGGAAATCTCCTTTGATTACAAAGGACAGTAAAAGCTAAGCGGGTCCCCATGTCTATTGACTCGTCCATTAGTAAAGCATTCTGGGATTTCCGTCTAGCACTTTGTTtttagggagggggggggggggggggggggggtcttgaaTACACTGCGGTTTAAGGGGTTAGACAGCCACGACCCCAATATCACACAGATAAATGGAACAACCCTTTACGACCACGAGAGAAAACGAAGGGTAAGGGCCAAGTGGTGAATTGGGACGGGCCCTAAAGCTTAATTGGATCACGGAATTGATAAAATTACATAACGATAATAAGGATGATGTGACAGTTTTTATGAGTCGACGCtggaaaaaggttgaaattgAAGAAAAGTGTGTGGGAATTTTCACATTTATAGAACACGATCAAATGAACAAAATGCcatgttgaaaaacacatttttttttgcagtgcatgttcacaaagaaacacacgaGCCTTAAAACATATGCATGAGGGCTGATTATAAAGAGACTAGATCCGCTGTCCAGACATTATTAAAGCGAATCTGATTCACATTGCTACCGGTGTGACTCTGGATTATAAAACGGATACGAAAGGAGCACAGGAGGAAACAATGGGAGTCAAAAGCTCCAGGTTTTCCACGACCCCTCTGTAAATGCTGCAGTGCACCGCCGCCATCTTACTGCTCCATTCTCTCCCGTTTGACTGAAATATGTGGGAGAGCGTCAGTAATAATCCTGGATTCGAGCGGACGTTTCGGGTTCTAGTCTCATTTTATAACGCTTGGATCAGAACATGGCGTCATCGCGAGAGAACAACGGACTTATTGTCGTTCCCCgaataaagaaaaacacgcCCACTCCCTCAAATCGAGCCCTCGGGATAtggaaaataacacaatattGTCCATTATTCAACatgatcacaacaacaacaccaacaacgaCATCAGGGGTGGCGTTTAAGCAACATTTGCGCAGCGTGTTTCTCGCCATTTGTTGACGAACCGAACTTGTTTGTAACACCTTTCGAAAGAGAGAAAAGCGACGTTTGTTTGTAACGCAAAGACACAATGTTAGATTATAGCAACAGATTGAGAAAATGGAGTCAGACGTTGTTTCTATTGTTGCATAGTGTCGATAAATCAGCAGCTACAGGCTTTTAACCGGAGACAGGACGCGGACAGAGACACGAAACTGCGTATTTGGATTGAAATACGCGTTATTTATCCTTATCCCGGGATAAATTGCGTATAAAGCGACTCTATATAAACGAACCAAATACATTTGTCCCTCAATATCGGGCTAAAAAAGCGTTTATCCTCTGGTTAACAAATACCCGTGTTCACAATCAGTGCCAATCACTCACACTTCCGCTTGAAACCTTCACAGTAAAACTAGAAGCACACAAAAAGGCGTAGTTTCTATTCCAACACACTTAATATGATAACATGTGCGAAACAAAACCTGTTAGCATTATCAAAAATATCTAATTTAGCTATTACATGCGTCATTTTGATATAAATATCGTTATTTAACTGAATTTGCTGCATGGAAAATTCGCACAGAACCAGCCGATAAATACGTCAAACGCCATGCGTAATTTGTATCATTTGTTAAGTACGATTTTATGGTGATTCTATATGATATTGACAGCCCAGGTTTTTAATGATCTCACGCTAAAACATATTCCGTGCCTGTGTCCTGAAAGGGACAGGCGCTCCGCTTccggtgcagcagcagctaacAGTAGCTAGCTTCACCGGGCTGACAGCCACAATATGGTGGAGAACGCTGAAATCCTGCAACAAGCTCCCGGACGCGGTGTTTCCTTACCTCGGCAGCCGGGGCCGTGGCCACCACGGTCAGCAGCAGTAGAGCGACTCGGTCCCACATGTTGGTCCGCGGACACGGCGCTCCTGCGGGCAGTGTTTCGCCGAGCGGTGTGAGGTTAGCGTCGGGGCGGAGGAGcggagcgcgtgtgtgtgtgtgcgttcggcGCCGGAGACTCACGATGTctggtgatggagagagagagcgaggctaCACAGCTGCTGGGAGCCGGGTCACCTGACTGCActcacacagggagagagagggagggagggggagagacacacatacagaggagacacacacaaatacacaaagcaagagagagacacagacacatagagataaacacatatacacagagtgagagagagagacaaatacacaaagagagtgatacatatacacacaggagggagagagagacacagacacacaaatacacaaagaaagagagacaaacacacagagacacatatacacacagagggagagagtcaCACACCaaactagcacacacacacttacaattTGTAAATGTAAGTAATCATATTTAATATCCATATATATAAATCTGTATTATTTGAAATAACACTATTTCTAAATTAAAATCAACAagttatataaacacaaatagctttaatttggagaaaaaaaacgtaatttctatgtttattttttcagtgtacacacacatagttGAATAAAGACTcaccataataataaaaaaggtcaCTTTTTATTGACTTCTTTAATTTACAACACAGCTGTAACACTTGAAATCATTTCACCCGACACGTGATTCAAAGTCCATCATTCACAGTCCTCCACTTCTACACGACCTCTGGAGGAAGGCCAGAGAATCGGGAGAGGACTTTCTCCCGCCTGagagtctgcagaaagtccggAGGCTCCCACTCggacgttcacacacacacagcttcaagcagcttctctCCTACACAACATCACAACTAACCTACGACTGCATTTCAAATGAAGGCTTCACATTTATCTCAAGTCCTGCAAAAGCATAAAACgaaatgtatatattgtttcACATTCCATTTTTGGTTCAGACTGAGCACAATCTGACCCCAGTTCACCACTCACATTGTTTCAAGTAAGATAATAACCCATGTCTGTGCCGTTAAGGTCAGTGTTGCTGTGCATTATGTTCAAGTCCGGACCAGACTTGTTAAACACGGCTTTAATCACCAGCTTCCATCTCAGTCGCTGAGATTTgaagaaaagtttattttaaactgcaTTGTCTCCTGAAGTGAACTCTGTACTCCAGTGATGTGCGCTTCCCCGTCCACGCCGACAAAAAGTGGTCTTCACCTTCATCAAAGCGCCACAGTGCCTTTGATGTGCACAGGCGGGGACGGATAAGGATATTGGTtattagcggggggggggggggggggggggtaccggCCGCCGGCTAGCAGGGCTGCTAACGGTTATCAGGACCTGCACATGGCTGCGCCTTCTTTGAGCATCCTGACCCACAGCTTTTGAAATTATTAtttaccccccctcccccttcccaATCATTGGTCCAGACTCCTGCTAAACAAAACTTGCACTGGGcctctcttttatttgttttaattagaaatgtctttagAGGCCAGAGGTGCACGGACATCTTCCAGGCCACCGGAGTTTCTCTTCAGCCGCTCCCGTGGACAATCTGTGCAgcgggggatgggggggggtggggatttACTTGCGAGTGCAGCCGGtgtatggaggaggaggggagcaaTTGGACGGTCGAGGCTGAGTCGGGGTGTAAGGCGGTGGGTGCAGCGAGGGGGGGGTACATTTCGTAGTCGTAGGTATACGGAGGTGGAGGACCTGAGAGGACGAGAAATACAAAAATTAGGTCACAGGCATTTATTCTTTCCATAATCACAACGCTCACATGCTCTTCGGTGCGTTCAGAGAGGGACTGAGGCCCATCTGAGCTCAGGATACTTGCCCCAATTTCATTGAGGAGTACGAAAGTAAAGTTACACCCTCTTATGGCTGAACGGTGGAACTTCACTCTCCAGGGGCAGGGACTTGAAATAACTAACACTAAAAAGGGGGGGCAAAAAACACGGCACCAAGGAGAAAGTGAGTCGACCACAAAGCATCCGCGTCACCAGGACAACTGCATTATTCACCGAGACATCACGGGAGCAGAGATGAAGGCAATGAGGAGTGAAGTCACTTCAAACTGACGGTTCATCAGcggaaacacacatttatatctacatttattattaattataactCCCAGACTATTTTAAAGGAGAAgctttgttttaacattttaaatgcagattttaatattttatgaaGCTAAAATTAGATATTTCGCAAGAAAACGCAGCTTAATCtatattttctcttattaaaggcgccgatatttaaataaaacaaataaacaatgtaCGCACTACGCCCAAAATCAACTAAAATCCTAAAGAAATACAGATTATACGTCttggcagtgatggagcagGGAAATAACTGCACACCAGCCCCTCACATCTGGTGTCAGGATGCAGAATAATTCATACCACtgtagctgcacacacacattcagccaCGCTGCGGCGCTTTGTATGTTCCAGCATGTTTATGCAACATGATCGGAGCTGCATGGCAGAGCGGAGAGCAGCGGTCCAGCGTGGCACGATACACCGAGGAGAATGAAAcgtgataaataaatgatgaggtcccgaaagaaaaaggaaactgAATTCCCCGGGCTGGAGAGAGTCACAGAGTACAAACTCTGATGTGCAGGCAAAGCACCTGAGAGGGAGATAGGGACACAGTGTTGTGGTTTGATTGAGAAAAGCAGAGGATGTGCTAAAGTGGGAGGTTGGTGGTTTCATGATCAGAGCTCACGTTACAGTGGCGAGGCCAAGGTGGACACCTTACACctattctgtctttttctcttcctccttctttgtTTGGCAGATcagctcttttctttccctttctgGCAGCCTGAGGTTTGTGTAATGTGATATGAACGTCAGTCCTCATAAAGCCACtaataaatacttttcttaCACTTCAAACTATATAAACTCTGATCTTGTAATATCACaaatttattcttgtaatatcatGACTTTATTATCGAAAtctccctttttttctctctggccCTTCTCCAAAAAGTGCAAGTGTAAAACAAAAAGGTACCATAAAGTCGTACTATTCgaaggttgtgtgtctgtgtctgtgtgtgtgtgtgtgtgtgtgtgtgtgtgtgtgtgtgtgtgtgtgcattgtggACCCACCTGGATACCCCTGGGACACAGTGTTGATGAAGGAGGTTCGGAACACGCCGACCCGGGCGCCCCGCCCATTcttcatgcacatacacacacacaggaacaaggCCGCCACCGCCCCCATCAAGAACACCACGCCGAAGACGATACCGGAGATGGCAGTGcccctggaacacacacacacacacagacacacaaccagtgaGCCACCCAGTCGAGTGTGAGAGGCGGCAGCTGTCTCCATCAGAGATGCTGCCGATAATAAGTTGCTGCCATGGAGATGGACTGCATCATCTGATGCAActcagtgtgtgatgtgtgtggcGTTGCTCTGCAGAAGAACATGCAGGATTAACAGATTGGCTGCATCTTGGTCGTAGGCATTAGTGAGATCCACCCGGCCCTTTCCAAAACCTTCTTTTTACAAGTGGTCCAAGAATTGTCAAGAAGAACATCAGTGTAGATGTTCTACTTGAACACAAAGATCATTATTACTGTGACCACTTTTCTCCTTAGGAAAAGGTGAAAGTGTGAGAGCAGCTGGGCCGAGTCCAGTCAGGAAGAGGTCAGAGGGTCAGATCTTCTGATGAGTCACAGAAAAAGACAGCTGGTGTGTGAGTTACAGACCGAAGCTATAGGTGAGTGCAGATCAATCAACTGAACGTGTCAGCATTTTGTCCAAAGACTAGCATCACCTAATTTTACTAAAAGATTAGAACCACACTccctctgatttatttttttagcagTTTTAAACTCAAAGCTCATGTTGGACTTTTATTCCGACAGAGAATCACAAATCGTTTGACGTCAAAACACTTAAATGAGGTTCTTGTAGCCCGAGTCTATAACAGATCTCTGTAGTGAGCCTGGAATCTCAGCTGTTTGACCCTGTTGCACCCGGTCGCTGCTCGAGTCAGCAACTTCTGTTTGTCAGAGCTTATCTTACGTCAAGGCTTTTCAAAAACAGACCAAGACTGGTAAATACCCTAAAATCATCGGTCAGGTGTAATACATTGTTTAAAATGTCTCTAATAGCTGTGCGTGGACTTACGAGAGGACGTCCCCCACGTAGGCGTAGTAGGAGCAGCAGAAGGGCGGCGATCCATTGCAGCAGTACTCTATGCAGCCCTCACACTGGGCCTCGGTgccacctgcaacacacacatccacacacactcatgacaATCTGCTTATGCACAGAGGTTTTTAACTGTGGGACCAGAAATTCTCCCCGGGGTCTGGCAGATAGAATACAGACAGGAAGGTCATTTGAACagatgaggaaataaaaagatgtcTGGGATGATCTCAtcttttattacaaaaaaagaatcaataTTACATAAACCAATAATACTAAATCAGTCAGATCCGGAAGTTTGGATAGGAACAGGAAAAAGGGAATGTGTTCCCTAAAAGACACAAAGGATATTCTCCCCTTCTCAAATTCACTTACTGTGTAATATATGATATAATGCTACTCAGCAGAAAGCAGCCGTTGCCACAGTGCACATGCATGATTTATTTTTCCCATGACTGAGGAGAGACGCGGCCCACATGGCGGAGCAGCTGAATCCAACACTGTGGCTCAGTCCGACCGGTTAATGATCTGTGACGCAGCCCGGAAACTTAGCACCTCTGCTGAGGACGATAATGAGTTTGGACCACGTTGCCAGAAGTGACTTGCTCTTTCAAGTCGGACGATataatatgttaaaaaaaatgtacgcTACTTCGGATATATTCTATCTCAGCATGGACCTGgtgtatttagagaataaatcAAGGATGAAAATCAGTAAAGACACAAAGTTGACTGCAGAGTTTACAAGGAAAGCATCTGTCTCAGATCTATAGAaggtatataaagatggatgacacgacTGCCggcccaaaagtgaagccaaatcgtcTTAACCGCCACCTGGATGTTTTGCATGGGCAGATttgcattgtgggtagtgtagggTACAGTGTTTACTACAGATTCCAAGGACAAGGAGACATTGAGAGCTGATGCTTGAAAACCCCTCTGTGTTCCAGCGATTGAATGCTGACTCGTGTGAGGGGGAAGCCTTTGGAACGAGCCACAGTGCGACTGCCATGTTCTACACGTGGGGCCAAATTAAGATGATTTAAGATCTGACATTTACCACCGCAGCTCGGCAGCGACTCATGATCCAGCACGATCATTTTCCACCCGACCTGCTTATTCCTGCTATAGGAACAGACGTGGCATTTGCACGGTCTGTAACATGCTTGTGTtcaatgtgccccccccccgcccccagccCTTCTACATTCAAAAGCATTGTACACACAGCTGTGCCTCTGCGTGTACTCGTCCCAACCTGCCGCCGTGCACGACACAAGGCCGTCTCCTCTGAAGTcttctcaacccccccccctcctcctgcttccctcTTGGGAGATTCTGTGTCTTTCACAATCCAGCACAGCTCAAATGAAGGAGGACGCTGCAATGAAAACAAGCTCTGTGCTTCAGcgtatatatgagtgtgtgtctgctttctCTCAGCCATCGCTCACACAGCGCCCGGAGGCTTATGTGCACATTTCCAGGTAGGAAATAATGTTATACGAGGAAAACCTGCTGTTCTGTGGGCGAAACAAGTTCTGatggatgtttcctcattgacaGGAGGTCACAGTCCACCcaccttcttttcttttttcaaattttatCTAATTTAACACAACATCCCTGTTTAAAGAGCTGTGAGATTTCCATGTAAATGACTGTGGGGAGGTCCCATCAGCCGACTCGCTGGGTGGTCCTCAGAGGTCCTGGCTCCTGTCTCTCCACACGCTCGGAGACAATGGCATCATGTCCTtcacccaccacacacacacacacacacacacacacacacacacacacacacacacacacacacacacacacacacacacttttacttCTATCTGAGTGAGACACTTTGGTTTTAAtcccaaccctaaccctgccaGTGCCTCTAGGAGTTCCTTCATTTTCCCTTCCCTGtatatttatctttatattttaatattcaatTTGTTAAATTTGTTGTATTCTCAGACTTTTTATCTTGCATGACGAACACTTGTAGTGATTTAACCCCAACCTTACCCTAATTGTAACCCTTTAAACCCTATGTAGCAGGTCTAAACCCTCACAACCCTCAGAAGCCAGGATCAGCCCAAAAAGGTCCAGGCTCAAAATGCATTGACTTCTATTTATTGTGGAccaccaaaccccccccccccccaattcacATCTGacctctaaccttaaccaggacctcagaaatgaAAGTTCagcctcattaggaccaggctttggtTCAAAGGAGGTCTGAGGTCTTTTAAAAGTTTACAGGACTTTTGGCTGTGCATCATGTTTAAAATAGTTCCCAAAATCCTAACCCAATCAAAGACTTTGAATATGTTTCCCACGACACTTtcctggagctggagcagccCCATCATCAACTCAACCTGAAGAGGAACCATTTGAGCCTAAATCAAAACGCACATTGGTGACATGCTGGTGCGTAAAAGTGGGTTTTAGAAACTCACCGGTGAAAAAGCAAAGCAGCAGCGAGTTGCTCAGCCATCTCCATCTGCGCTCCTGCTGctgcgtcctcctcctcctccagaggttCTCCAtgagcctccctctctccccgtgCGCTCTCGCACTCCTGGATTTCTGTTAGGAGGAACCCCCTAAAAAAAGCGCGTCTCTCCCTGTGCGTCCTGCTCCGGCCGTCACCTGAGGGACTCTGCGAGCTGCATAGTGTCTCACCCCTGCTCACTCGAAAGAAATGCAGCCGAGGGGGAACTACTGCCGGAGACTTGTGGAGGatgtgtcggtgtttgtcgtcCCGGCAGCAAGGCTCCGTTTGTTCCTCCACGTGTGCGCTGTGCGTAATTCTGCTGCGTCTCCCCCCTCACCGCCCACTGACTGGCTGGTCTGAGCGctgtctcctctccccctccccccgccgTCACCCATTTGCTCAAATTTCCCTGTTGAGCTGACacccagggagagagagagagagagagaaagagagagagaggggggagggcaAGAGAGGTATGAAGTCAGCCACAGTGGGAAACTTGGgtgtctttcaaaataagattaaaCTAAGGCCTATATATGCCAGACAAATTATCTTCTTACTCTCTTAAAAAAATAGATCAACACAAACTCTTCTCATCGCCTTTATTCATATCTTACCTAAAAATAAttgatgtgtttatttcagtgtgACTATGATGTGTATTTTACATTCATAGTTATATGCTTTTATCTGGTAACCCTAGTTAAGTGTCTTTGACCATCATTAAAAGCCTATAGAATGTATAATAATGGATAGcatgagaaactaagcacaggaagaagatggacaaattattgtgtgtgtgtgtgtgtgtgtctgtgtgtgtgtgtctgtgtctatgcTGCTTTTAatacacatttcagagaaaaccattgtattttctactttactacatttgacagccttacttaaaagttactttaatatttttggattttagatactggatgatttaacatgctttaaaaacctattgttagagaataacccagtagtttccagcCTTGGCTttgacgccttacaagaatcacagtgtttaaattacatttaattgaatataattcagaaaatgaattatgtaaaaaaatcatgtaaaaccttctagtttatattcggtgatcaaataaatgacatattgtTCCCATCAACTAGCACAAGGAGGGTCACGCATTACTCATTAGTCAAGTCAaaccttttactttgaaggttaGCTGTCTCTCTTTTCCCCTCTAGAAGTCCTCGTTCAAGTTTAGCTTCTCAGGTGGACTTCCACTTCATGCACAGAGAAGGTGAGGCCTCACTACTGCACGtatctacaacaacaacaaatccctgGATCTTTGCTGCttcttgtttccatgtgatgtcctgaggctgccccctgctggctgctgggttcctctgctgctcttgcttggtttgtgcagcttgtgattaactaaagttgtccatagaagaaaatctttattatccttcaagggcaatttgatgtacaaccagcaatcagtgcaggacaaaaataaaccaatatatacaatgtaaataaaacataatataaaaaccctatagactaagtagcaggagAAAATGagctttaatttaattattatattactatACTTTTTTCTGTCAAATGCAAACCTTGTTGCAACAGCTTCATCACACGCCAGGGAGAAGACTGACCAAAAATGGAAAGTCCTGATCTTGCAGAGAAGAACCTTGGATCTTGTCTATGCAGACGTATTGGTGGGTAAAAGTTTTGATTAAAACCtttgttttaatattctttCGCAAATCCAATCAAATTGCACCACAGTAAGTCTGGGGCCCAGATCTGAGTTGGGCCCTCTGGCTCCGGCCCAGGGGACGTCACCCTGCTGTACAGATGGAGCGGAAAGAGTCCGGACCAGGGGCCTTGATTACATCACAGTGAGGGGCACTAATGGGACCCTTCAGGGCACAGTGTCTTTGTCCGTAAACatgtgagataaaaaaaaaactcaattaaCATTGGCTCCAGGACAGAAGGGGGCAGGGGCTGAGCAACCacaaccccccacacacacacctccctcagAGCTGGGAACACTTAAATCCAAAACGCCACTTGTGCGAACCCATAAATGTGATCGTTAAAGAAAGGAATCATACTTTAGAAACAGTCCCTGAATGGCTGTAAACATGAACTAAAGCTCACTGTAGCACAATAAGTGGAGACTGGAAGAAAAATATGGAAGATTAATGCAACTCAGGATGATATTTAGAGATATTTATGCTTTTTCTTTGAAACCACAGTCACTGTGTTTCTCTGCACGGATCCGACGAAACTTCAGAGACGTTTTCTTTTTGACAACTGGATCAAATTGAACATAATCTAAACAAACTCTTGTGGCCGAGCGAGGGTGGCAAAAGGATGCGGATAATTGAGCTCTCTGAAATGCCACCCACATGGAGCTGCAGTGATTCATGATGCCTTCCAGATGTTTCTTCTTATTTAAATGATGTGATTCTGAGACATGAACAAAAAAACAGGTAGAAAACATGTTTCATTACAAGTGGACACATTAATGCCACATATTCCTCCTCACTGATTTGGATTTTTCAAACAGAACATGAAGCATATACATCTTTACCGCCACCGGTTGTTTAGGCCTACAGTCCTGGTGGCACATTATGCTATTATACAGATTACGGAGATGGCCAATTTTCTTCTTAACCATCTATAATTACAGGATAATGATTTCCTTTGCTCTGCATGGGAGCCAGCAAGGCAGGGGACCATCTTCCTCGGAGCCCGACGGGAAGTGCCACCCGGGGCTGAGTTGTTTTAAACAGCAGTGCTGACGTACAGCAGTGTCTGGTCCCAGCTAGGGCACAGAAAGTCCCTGGATACAGAGAACTGTATAATTAAAACATGATaataagaaagagaagaggatggaGGTTTAGTTCAAGGGATGTTTCTCAGGTTTATTTCCAAGGATTGTTTCTAATGGTAATTCTTTAGATTCATTTCTAAGGGTTATTCTCAGGTTTAATGTAAAGGGTATAACTAGTTTGGTTTagaggaaatttgttatataaATAAGTGTATATATAAGTATGGCAGTTGTTTATTGGTATTGATGATTTGGTGAGACGCAAATTATTATTACAATCTCAGCCGTACTTCTTTTTCATCCAATCAAGAAAAATGTACAAAGACTTTATAAAAAAGGCCCAAATTATAAGATTAATGGCACACCCAACATACCTGCAATGTACTGTGGAATAATGTGTTGACAACAGTCTCATCTGGTGGACTAAACCTGAATTACAACAAATGTATTTCTAGTACATTAAGTAAATTTTATCTCCTGAATAATTCTTAAAGTATTGTctaacagcgccccctgggacAAGAGGCTTCACTATACATATGCATGGGCTGGTAATGCTACATGTGTGAGGATCGGCTTCACCTGAAGAGGACCGGGGGGGGGCAGTATCGGGAAAGTGTGGGGGGTAAAGTTCCATCCATCATTAAAAAACACTCTGGAGACATGAGCTGCACAAGTCAATGTGATACTTTATTCATGAACCTAggaccatatatatatataacactgtATAAAT carries:
- the cyyr1 gene encoding LOW QUALITY PROTEIN: cysteine and tyrosine-rich protein 1 (The sequence of the model RefSeq protein was modified relative to this genomic sequence to represent the inferred CDS: deleted 1 base in 1 codon), which encodes MENLWRRRRTQQQERRWRWLSNSLLLCFFTGGTEAQCEGCIEYCCNGSPPFCCSYYAYVGDVLSGTAISGIVFGVVFLMGAVAALFLCVCMCMKNGRGARVGVFRTSFINTVSQGYPGPPPPYTYDYEMYPPSLHPPPYTPTQPRPSNCSPPPPYTGCTRK